Genomic segment of Truepera radiovictrix DSM 17093:
TTCAAAGGGCCGCACGCCGCGCACCGAGGTGATGTTCGGCCCCCCGGGGCGCGCCTACATCTACCTGATCTACGGGATGTACGAGCTCCTCAACGTCGTCACCGGCCCCGAGGGGGACGCGCAAGCGGTGCTCATCCGGGCCGCGGAGCCGCTCTCGGGCGCGCTAAAGGGTAAGACCGACGGCCCCGGCAAGCTCACCCGCGCCCTCGGCGTCACCCGCGCACACAACCGCCACGACCTGTGCGCGCCCCCCCTGACGATCACAGCGGGCACGCCGCCCACGCGCGTGGTGAGAGCGCCCCGCATCGGTGTGGACTACGCCGGCACCTGGAGGGACGCGCCGCTGCGCTTTTACGACGCCGACAGCCCGTTCGTCTCGAGGCGCTGAGGCGGATCAAGCCTCTAACGCGAC
This window contains:
- a CDS encoding DNA-3-methyladenine glycosylase gives rise to the protein MTPLPRTFYLPNAEVVARALLGATLTFEDKRVRIVETEAYVGPHDLASHASKGRTPRTEVMFGPPGRAYIYLIYGMYELLNVVTGPEGDAQAVLIRAAEPLSGALKGKTDGPGKLTRALGVTRAHNRHDLCAPPLTITAGTPPTRVVRAPRIGVDYAGTWRDAPLRFYDADSPFVSRR